From the Bacillota bacterium genome, the window CAAAACTTATTGGGGATACCTGTAAGGATATGATTTTCATATTTTCAGTAAATTCTCTTAATATAATAGAAATTACAAATATTAAATATACCGAGAGGACAGTCCCGACAAAAATCTTTCCTGCCCTGCCGGCAATATATTCACCTAAATCTATGAGGTCCATTCCTTCGTAATTTTTATACAATTTTATTATCAGCCAAAGGGCAATAAAAGCTAATATTGCTACATATATAATAAGAATCCCGCCTCCTGTGCCTGCAACTTCAGCTACTATGCGGGGCATATTCAAAAAAACCTGGTTGCATATCACAAGCATTATTAAACTAATAGCTTCCCAGTTGCCGAACACTACCTTATTACTCATTACCATACTCCTTCTTTTATTAACATTACCCTTATTTTTTAACCCATCCCCTGCTGATATGTGGTTGGTTCCTTTCCCTTTTCACATTCAAATAGTCAGGTCTCCATTCTTGTCTCCAAATTGCTTTCCTTAAAATAAAATCAGGATTCTTTTTACTTACTTTAGGTGCAAAAGGCACCATAAAAGGTATACCAAAAGATTTTGCTGCAGCAAGCCATAACCCATTTATAAATAAACCTGTAGCAATACCAAGAAATCCTGCCATTGCTCCAAGTAAAATAAAGACAAATCTGGATACCCTAATTCCAAAACCCAGAGAAAAACTGGGAACTGCAAAAGACCCTATCCCTGTTACTGCAACTATAATAATCAAAATTGGACTTACTATATTGGCAGCAACAGCAGCTTGTCCAAGTATCAGCGCCCCTATTATTCCAAGGGTTGGCCCTATGGGCCCCGGTACTCTTATACCTGCCTCACGTATTAATTCAAAGGAGACTTCCAGAATAAGTAATTCTATAATGGAAGGAAACGGAACTTTCTCCCGTGAAGCTTCAATGGCAAGCATTAAGTCAGTTGGAATCATTTCATGGTGGTAGTTAGTTATTGCAATATATAAGCCGGGTAAAAGAAGAGTAAAAAACATCCCCAACAGTCTAATTATTCTTAAAAAATTGGCATAAGGATATCTTATATAAGCATCTTCCGGAGATTTAATTAATTCTATTAAATTGGAAGGCATAACCAGTGCAATAGGAGTACCGTTCATTAATATTGCTATCTTCCCTTCGGTAAGAAGCATTGCAACTTTATCAGGCCTTTCCGTGTCAATTATTTGCGGCACATTTAGGAAGGTATTATCTTCCAGATATTGTTCCAGTTCGCCTGAATCCTGAATATAATCAACTTTAATGCTTTTGAGCCTTTTTCTAACTTGATTAACAAGGGCATCATTGGCAATGTCTTTTATATATAATAAACCACAAGGTGTTTTACTTTTTTTACCAACAGTAATATTTTCGACGATTAAATTTTCATTTTTTATAATTTTTCTTATAAGAGCCGTATTAATTCGCAAGACCTCAGTAAAACCTTCTTGTGGTCCTCTTATAATAAGCTCGACATTAGGCCTTTCTACACTTCGGTGTTCCCAGCCCTTAACATCCGCAGTAAAAGCAAGATCAATTCCATCAATAAATATCCCACACCCTCCAAAATTGACCTCATCAATAACACTTTCATATGTCCTTACTACTTTTAGCTGTGTTTGCGGTAGAAGATGATCTTTTATATAATTGCCGATATCTTTTTCATTGCTTTTTATATCAAAGGTTGAAAGAAGCATTAACGGTTTTAATATGGCTTCATTTATTACTTTTTTATCAATCATGCCGT encodes:
- a CDS encoding spore germination protein, producing the protein MNIKKAIINLLIFQEPEKIENYILKETEEEQLQSNAKKDTNENVTKNKKNKRKSNNSENSDGNDREANKGVKISNDISKSLEYMKKVYSIPINGDVIIREFNVIIKDKAIEAFAIFIDGMIDKKVINEAILKPLMLLSTFDIKSNEKDIGNYIKDHLLPQTQLKVVRTYESVIDEVNFGGCGIFIDGIDLAFTADVKGWEHRSVERPNVELIIRGPQEGFTEVLRINTALIRKIIKNENLIVENITVGKKSKTPCGLLYIKDIANDALVNQVRKRLKSIKVDYIQDSGELEQYLEDNTFLNVPQIIDTERPDKVAMLLTEGKIAILMNGTPIALVMPSNLIELIKSPEDAYIRYPYANFLRIIRLLGMFFTLLLPGLYIAITNYHHEMIPTDLMLAIEASREKVPFPSIIELLILEVSFELIREAGIRVPGPIGPTLGIIGALILGQAAVAANIVSPILIIIVAVTGIGSFAVPSFSLGFGIRVSRFVFILLGAMAGFLGIATGLFINGLWLAAAKSFGIPFMVPFAPKVSKKNPDFILRKAIWRQEWRPDYLNVKRERNQPHISRGWVKK